A window of the Hordeum vulgare subsp. vulgare chromosome 5H, MorexV3_pseudomolecules_assembly, whole genome shotgun sequence genome harbors these coding sequences:
- the LOC123396566 gene encoding uncharacterized protein LOC123396566, translating into MEGDQLSSSLAGHHHSIDIDIAAEAKPLDAVDGEAGRKWLRKLTSATVNKAVMRDLIARTPMLWYLAERSGTILRPRTRRVAGAEALHAVRAVAIGPFHRGDRGLPFPDDAKLPFMRYLQEQCGLDVDAYVAALSGERDRLRDEFADDDADAGVDKALLDDEENFLQMLLLDSCFVLVVSMMLSKAGVGEDADSAARAASINREYFILYMAVAQHAEQIKLDMLVLENQVPFAAVKLLVASCGRLKLRHSVEEVVLGCFDDICPKRACLARDAAGAEFHHVLHLFHWSRVPVNKYCILSTPLKLLKIKKESERLFPCSVELRHSAVWFRQAAASTCQGDLDMSFWSRPASPVAVMSIPCFHVHEYSAAVLYNMLAFEMRFHWAHGACVTTHVARMEGLVRCPQDATFLRRRGVLSSTRLTDAELVYFFRELGAQTVGARLPDEFGEMVNAVARHRSRRVSWWCGGFVLHFFPSPWVAISLLAAAAIFVVPSMLQTVYTMLGYIKSTS; encoded by the coding sequence ATGGAGGGCGATCAGCTGAGCAGCTCCCTGGCCGGTCACCACCACAGCATCGACATTGACATCGCAGCGGAGGCGAAACCATTGGACGCCGTCGACGGCGAGGCCGGGCGGAAgtggctgcgcaagctcacgtcgGCGACGGTGAACAAGGCCGTGATGAGGGACCTCATCGCGCGGACGCCCATGTTGTGGTACCTCGCCGAGCGCTCGGGCACCATCCTCCGCCCGCGCACCCGGCGCGTCGCGGGCGCCGAGGCGCTCCACGCGGTGCGCGCCGTGGCCATCGGGCCGTTCCACCGCGGCGACCGGGGCCTCCCCTTCCCCGACGACGCCAAGCTCCCGTTCATGCGGTACCTGCAGGAGCAGTGCGGGCTCGACGTCGACGCCTACGTGGCGGCGCTGTCGGGAGAGCGCGACCGCCTCCGCGACGAGTTCGCCGACGACGACGCGGACGCGGGGGTGGACAAGGCGCTGCTGGACGACGAGGAGAATTTCCTGCAGATGCTGCTCCTGGACAGCTGCTTCGTCCTCGTCGTGAGCATGATGCTCAGCAAGGCCGGCGTCGGCGAGGACGCAGACAGCGCGGCGCGGGCGGCGTCCATCAACAGGGAGTACTTCATTCTCTACATGGCCGTGGCGCAGCACGCCGAGCAGATCAAGCTCGACATGCTAGTGCTCGAGAACCAGGTCCCCTTCGCCGCCGTCAAGCTGCTGGTCGCCTCCTGCGGCAGGCTGAAGCTCCGCCACTCCGTCGAGGAGGTGGTGCTCGGCTGCTTCGACGACATCTGCCCAAAGCGGGCGTGCCTCGCCCGCGACGCGGCGGGCGCGGAGTTCCACCACGTCCTGCACCTCTTCCACTGGTCCCGCGTGCCGGTTAACAAGTACTGCATCCTCTCCACGCCGCTGAAGCTCCTCAAGATCAAGAAGGAGTCGGAGCGGCTGTTCCCCTGCTCCGTGGAGCTGCGGCACTCGGCGGTGTGGTTCCGGCAGGCGGCGGCGTCGACCTGCCAAGGCGATCTCGACATGTCGTTCTGgagccggccggcgagccccgtgGCGGTGATGAGCATCCCGTGCTTCCACGTCCACGAGTACAGCGCGGCGGTGCTGTACAACATGCTGGCCTTCGAGATGCGCTTCCACTGGGCGCACGGCGCCTGCGTGACGACGCACGTGGCCCGGATGGAGGGACTCGTGCGGTGCCCGCAGGACGCGACGTTTCTGCGCCGGCGAGGCGTCCTTTCCTCCACGCGGCTGACGGACGCGGAGCTCGTCTACTTCTTTCGGGAGCTCGGGGCGCAGACAGTCGGCGCGAGGCTGCCGGATGAGTTCGGCGAGATGGTCAACGCGGTGGCGCGCCACCGGAGTCGGCGGGTGAGCTGGTGGTGCGGCGGGTTCGTGCTGCACTTCTTCCCGTCGCCGTGGGTGGCCATCTCGCTTCTCGCGGCGGCCGCAATTTTCGTCGTGCCGTCCATGCTGCAGACGGTGTATACCATGCTCGGCTATATCAAAAGTACTAGTTGA